The following is a genomic window from Globicephala melas chromosome 6, mGloMel1.2, whole genome shotgun sequence.
AGCTGACACCGAGGGCATCACCACGTGCGGGGTGATGTCAGTGGAAGAATCCCATGGCGAGGGCCTGCCTGAGGACCACGCACGCCcgggccctccccgccccctgcctgcAGCCCTGCGCCTGGGAGCGGAGCTGGTGCATCGCGTGCCCGACGTCGTGGAAGTTGGTCTCCCGCTCATCATGCTGCAGCAGGGAGGGCAGGTTGGGCGTAGGCTTGGTGAAGTTGGCCACCGTGGCCGCGATGGCAATCTGGCAGCTCCCATCGTGCTGTAGGCAGCCCGGCTGCAGGCCGAAGCAGGCCGCGTGCCCGGACTTCCCCACCCTGCGGAGGGACGTGGATGGGGCCCCGCTTCCACAGAGGAGCCCCGGCCCACGGCCGACAGGTTCCCCCACGCACGCACCGAGGATAGAGATCAGGTAGAACTTGCCGATGGATGACCTTGCCCGAGGCCGCGTCCCAGACCGTTTAGAGCCTCACGTCTTCGTGACACATGCTGGTGCCCTCCTCCAGGTCGAAGGTCAGCCCCAGCAGCTC
Proteins encoded in this region:
- the LOC132597505 gene encoding uncharacterized protein → MARACLRTTHARALPAPCLQPCAWERSWCIACPTSWKLVSRSSCCSREGRLGVGLVKLATVAAMAIWQLPSCCRQPGCRPKQAACPDFPTLRRDVDGAPLPQRSPGPRPTGSPTHAPRIEIRSKVSPSSSWEMPSSPRVSACMGKASLSSTESACVRNPSRRDFGACSLTSSLRITQFSWNPETEGAGDRGPRPPRGPRARSFWNQKRHERDGL